A single Cryomorphaceae bacterium DNA region contains:
- a CDS encoding dephospho-CoA kinase, which translates to MIKVGLTGGIGSGKSTIARVFQNLGIPIYDADSRAKALYLEDALLKEQVIQLLGEEAYTDGRLNRPWIAERVFNNQALLEALNKLVHPAVGRDFYAWLEKQNTPYVLKEAAIMFESGSHLTLDEVILVSAPVEVRLERVMKRDGLTAPEIRQRMARQWSEEERRAHSQHEINNDGHHLVLPQILALHEDFIRRANS; encoded by the coding sequence ATGATCAAGGTAGGGCTCACAGGCGGTATTGGATCGGGCAAGAGCACCATTGCGCGGGTCTTTCAGAACTTGGGAATCCCTATCTACGATGCCGATTCGAGAGCTAAGGCTCTCTATCTCGAAGACGCCCTTCTCAAAGAACAGGTCATCCAATTGCTCGGAGAAGAAGCCTACACGGATGGTCGATTGAACCGCCCGTGGATTGCCGAACGCGTCTTCAACAACCAAGCGCTATTAGAAGCTTTGAATAAGCTCGTGCATCCTGCCGTAGGCAGAGATTTTTACGCCTGGTTGGAGAAGCAAAACACGCCGTATGTATTGAAGGAGGCCGCCATCATGTTTGAGTCTGGATCGCATTTGACACTGGATGAAGTCATCCTGGTCAGTGCTCCGGTGGAAGTTCGCTTGGAACGCGTCATGAAGCGCGATGGCCTGACTGCGCCGGAGATACGTCAGCGCATGGCGCGTCAGTGGAGCGAGGAAGAGCGGAGGGCGCACAGTCAACACGAAATCAATAACGACGGTCACCACTTGGTACTGCCGCAAATTTTGGCCTTGCATGAAGATTTTATCCGTCGAGCAAATTCGTGA
- a CDS encoding NAD(P)H-hydrate dehydratase: MKILSVEQIREADRLTIEREPISSIDLMERAAAGITDRLTEIFDPNTPFTIYCGMGNNGGDGLAIARQLRSADYDVRVVVIQHRTTGSPDFETNLSKLNAFETWSSDDRPEGDEPDRIRIDAILGSGLSQPLDGFLAEVCQALNRDRRFTIAVDVPTGIFADDNRENDLSLALRADATLTFQWPKRALLLPDSGPLCGPFELIDIDLDAQYEDEVLTPNYFVDHYWVAQRYRERPSFAHKNRFGHALLAAGARGTLGAAIMSARGALRSGVGLLTGYLPGSAELIWPSSVPEAMGVFDPLPEHLSDLPQLDRYTAIGVGPGIGQDEDTSHMLQNLIRQASVPLVFDADALNILAENLTWLSFCQQMPILTPHPGEFARLSGVSPGPDQYDAALEFAARHQCVLVLKGAYTATALPNGEMYFNSTGHSGLATGGSGDVLTGLLTGLRAQGYGVAEAAIMGVYLHGRAAELALADQSEESLLATDLPEYFGQAFAEL, encoded by the coding sequence ATGAAGATTTTATCCGTCGAGCAAATTCGTGAGGCCGATCGGCTCACTATAGAACGAGAGCCTATTTCGTCCATTGATCTCATGGAGCGCGCTGCCGCAGGGATCACCGATCGACTCACCGAGATCTTTGACCCCAATACCCCATTTACCATCTACTGCGGGATGGGCAACAATGGAGGAGATGGCTTGGCCATTGCCCGCCAACTCAGGTCGGCGGACTACGACGTTCGCGTGGTCGTGATTCAGCATCGCACAACGGGAAGTCCTGATTTCGAAACCAACTTATCCAAGCTGAACGCGTTTGAGACTTGGTCGTCTGATGATCGGCCTGAAGGGGACGAGCCGGATCGCATACGCATCGATGCCATTCTCGGATCTGGCCTTAGTCAGCCTTTGGACGGCTTCCTCGCCGAAGTATGTCAAGCACTTAATCGGGATCGTCGCTTTACAATTGCCGTTGATGTGCCGACCGGAATTTTTGCAGACGACAACCGCGAAAATGACCTGAGTTTGGCCCTACGGGCCGATGCTACTTTGACCTTTCAGTGGCCCAAGCGAGCGCTACTCTTGCCCGACAGCGGCCCCCTATGCGGCCCCTTTGAATTGATTGACATCGACTTGGATGCTCAATACGAAGATGAAGTACTGACTCCGAACTACTTTGTGGATCACTATTGGGTGGCGCAGCGATATCGAGAGCGTCCCAGTTTTGCGCACAAGAACCGATTTGGCCATGCCTTATTGGCCGCTGGGGCTCGTGGTACACTCGGTGCCGCCATCATGAGTGCTCGCGGAGCCCTTCGAAGCGGAGTAGGACTACTTACTGGATACCTTCCTGGCTCCGCGGAGCTGATATGGCCATCTAGTGTTCCAGAAGCTATGGGTGTCTTTGACCCCTTGCCCGAACATCTCAGCGATCTACCACAATTGGATCGATATACGGCTATTGGCGTTGGTCCTGGCATTGGACAGGATGAGGACACCTCCCACATGCTTCAAAACCTGATTCGTCAAGCCAGCGTTCCATTGGTTTTTGATGCGGATGCTCTGAATATTCTCGCGGAAAACCTGACCTGGCTTTCTTTTTGTCAACAGATGCCTATTCTAACCCCGCATCCAGGCGAGTTCGCTCGCTTGAGCGGGGTGAGCCCCGGGCCAGATCAATATGACGCGGCATTGGAGTTCGCTGCCCGCCATCAATGCGTTTTAGTCTTGAAAGGAGCCTACACAGCGACGGCTCTGCCCAATGGAGAGATGTATTTCAACAGTACCGGTCATTCAGGGCTCGCAACTGGTGGGAGTGGAGATGTGCTCACGGGTTTGCTCACGGGTTTGCGTGCACAGGGATACGGTGTTGCTGAAGCGGCGATCATGGGTGTATATCTGCATGGTAGAGCAGCTGAACTGGCACTTGCCGACCAGAGTGAAGAGAGCCTTTTGGCTACGGATCTGCCGGAATATTTTGGACAGGCCTTTGCCGAACTCTAA